A stretch of Pseudoprevotella muciniphila DNA encodes these proteins:
- a CDS encoding restriction endonuclease subunit S, giving the protein MGLKKYKLGEYIERSTANNRSLKYKEDLIVGVTSDGVFSLPKGNVQGVDLKPYKIVNNGDFVYNPSRFDLGSIAYRTEGLCIVSHLYQIFHLNEKGKEKIDPIWLFIYLRRNEFRREVTFRNFGSQRPEFNFNDLSDIELPLPSIEQQRKYVDVYLALQNNLAAYQSKVEELKLVCDGYIEDLRRRMKCEKIGPYIRPRDERNSDLKINLAQGITNDKEFANPKQVADAETSAKIVRKGQFAYNRATTRNGEKISIAYRTGDDCVVSSAYQIFEISANDKLYPEYLMMWFKRSEFDRYARYMSKGSAHEFFEYEDMEDVQIPIPSIEIQKAIASIYNVYKERQRIAEALKEQLKNICPVLIRGSLTE; this is encoded by the coding sequence ATGGGACTGAAGAAATATAAATTGGGAGAATACATTGAGCGTTCCACAGCCAATAATCGTTCCTTGAAATATAAGGAAGATTTGATAGTTGGCGTTACAAGTGATGGAGTTTTCTCTCTTCCGAAAGGCAATGTTCAAGGAGTTGATTTGAAACCATACAAAATCGTGAATAATGGTGATTTTGTTTATAATCCCTCACGATTTGATTTAGGCTCCATTGCTTATAGAACGGAGGGCTTGTGTATTGTGTCTCATCTCTATCAAATATTCCATTTGAATGAGAAGGGGAAAGAAAAAATAGATCCTATTTGGCTATTTATTTATTTGCGTCGTAATGAATTCAGAAGAGAAGTTACTTTCAGAAATTTTGGTAGCCAAAGACCTGAATTTAATTTCAATGATTTAAGTGATATTGAATTACCGCTCCCTTCCATCGAGCAACAGCGTAAATACGTTGATGTTTATTTGGCTCTCCAAAACAATCTCGCTGCCTATCAAAGCAAAGTGGAAGAATTGAAACTTGTCTGCGATGGGTATATTGAGGATTTAAGAAGAAGGATGAAATGCGAAAAGATAGGTCCATATATCAGACCTCGTGATGAACGAAATTCTGATCTCAAAATTAATTTGGCGCAAGGAATCACTAATGATAAAGAATTTGCTAACCCAAAACAAGTTGCTGATGCGGAAACAAGTGCCAAAATAGTTCGTAAAGGACAATTTGCATACAATAGAGCAACCACAAGAAATGGCGAAAAGATTTCCATTGCCTATAGAACGGGCGATGACTGTGTTGTTTCTTCTGCATATCAAATTTTTGAAATATCGGCTAATGATAAATTATATCCAGAGTATCTTATGATGTGGTTCAAGCGTTCTGAATTTGACAGGTATGCAAGATATATGTCAAAAGGAAGCGCACATGAATTTTTTGAATATGAAGACATGGAAGATGTCCAAATTCCGATTCCATCAATTGAAATACAAAAAGCCATAGCCTCCATCTATAATGTCTATAAAGAGCGTCAGCGTATAGCAGAAGCACTCAAAGAACAACTTAAAAATATATGCCCTGTGCTGATTAGGGGAAGTTTAACAGAGTAA